The following is a genomic window from Flavobacterium sp..
TTTTGCAAATTATCATCTGCATTCCAATATTTAATTAGACTTTCCTTTGCTTCGGTAGGATTTAAAAAATAAGCATTTGCTATCCAATCTATTTTTTCTTCTTTAGAAAGTTTTGAAAATCCTTTTATATTTTGACTCATAATTTATTCAATAATAAACAAAGATAGCAAATTTGATTTTATTGCGTTTTTAATAAATGCAGTTAAAATTATGGTTAATTCATATATTTTCACTAAAATTGGGGTCTTTTAAGAATATATAAAATGAAAAAAATAAGATTAGCCGTATTGTTTTTTGTATTGAGCTCAGTATCAATACTTGCACAACAAAAAATCACTTTAGAAGAAATTTGGGGTGGCGCCTTTAGAACCAAAGGAATGGATGCTTTGAGTGCCATGAAGAACACCAATCAGTACACGGTGTTAAATTTTGATAGAGCAACAAAAAGTTATCAAATTGATTTATATGATTTTGCAACTTTAGAAAAAGTTAGCACTCTTTTTGATACCAAAAATCATCCCGAAATTAAAGCAATTGATAGTTATTCATTTGACAAAAATGAAAAAAAGATTTTGATTGCTACAAATTCAACTCCAATTTTTCGTCATTCTTTTACCGCACAATATTATGTTTATGATATGCCTTCAAAAACTTTAAATAGTTTTACTGCAAATGCTATTCAAGAGCCTACTTTTAGTGCTGATGGAACAAAAATCGCATATGCTTTTGAAAATAATTTACATGTTCATGATTTAAGTTCAGGTGTAAAAATTCAAATTACAAATGATGGGCAAAAAAATAAAATTATTAATGGTATTACCGATTGGGTATATGAGGAAGAATTTGCTTTTGTAAAAGCGTATGATTGGAATGTTACAGGAAATAAAATTGCATATATTAAATTTGATGAAACCGAGGTGCCTGAATTTTCAATGGATATGTACAATGAAGGATTATATCCTACACAAACCGTTTTCAAATATCCAAAAGCGGGTGAGAAAAATGCTTTAGTATCGTTACATATTTTCGATTTAAAATCAGGAACAACCAAAAAGATAAACTTGGGGAATTATAAAGATTTTTATATCCCAAGAATCAAATGGACCAATGATGCAGCTATTTTGAGTGTTCAAGTTATGAACCGTCATCAAAATAATTTGGACTTACATTTTGTTGAGGCTAATACAGGTATCGCAAAAATTGTGTTAAATGAAAAAGATAACGCTTATGTTGATGTTACCGATAATTTAACGTTTCTAAAAGATAACAGTTTTATTTGGACATCGGAAAAAGATGGTTATAATCATATTTATCATTATGATCGTTCAGGTAAGTTAAAAAAACAAATTACTTCAGGAAAATGGGAAGTAACTAGTTATTATGGTTTTGATGAAAAAACAGGTATGGTGTATTACCAGTCTGTTGAAAATGGTTCCATTAATAGAGATGTTTATGCTATTAAAGTAGATGGAAAATCAAAAGTAAGATTGTCTTCAAAAACAGGAACTAATTCAGCAACGTTTAGTCCAAATTTCCAATTCTTTATTAATATATATTCAAGTGCAACTTCGGCACCAATTTATACTTTAAACGATTCAAAAGCGGGAGCGGTTGTTAAAACTATTGTTTCTAATGAAGCGGTAGAGCAAAAATTAGCAAAATATGATGTAACTCCAAAAGAGTTCTTTGTATTAACTACTGAAAAAGGACAACAATTAAATGCTTGGATGATTAAACCAAAAAACTTTGATGCTACTAAGAAATATCCAGTTTTTATGTTTCAATATTCAGGACCGGGTTCTCAACAGGTAGCAAATACTTGGAATGGAGCGAATGATTATTGGTTTATGCTATTAGCTCAACAAGGTTACATTGTGGCTTGTGTGGATGGAAGAGGAACTGGTTTTAAAGGTGCGGCTTTCAAAAAATGTACGCAAAAAGAATTAGGTAAATATGAAGTAGAAGATCAAATTGATGCCGCTAAAGTAATTGGTAAATACAATTATGTGGATGCTACTAGAATTGGAATTTTTGGTTGGAGTTATGGTGGTTTTATGTCGTCAAACTGTTTGTTCCAAGGTGCTGATGTATTCAAAATGGCAATTGCTGTAGCTCCGGTTACTTCTTGGAGATATTACGATAGTATTTATACTGAACGTTACATGCAAACTCCACAAGAAAACGCTAGTGGTTACGATAATAACTCACCAATCAATCACGTAAGTAAATTAAAAGGGAATTTCTTATTAATTCATGGAACGGCTGATGATAATGTTCATGTTCAAAATACTATGAAAATGGTGGAAGCATTAGTTCAAGCTAATAAACAATTCGATTGGGCTATTTATCCCGATAAAAACCATGGAATTTACGGCGGGAAAACGCGTCTGCAATTGTACACAAAAATGACGAATTTTATTAAAGAAAAATTATAATAAACCAATAACTAAAATTAATTTATATGAGTGAAGTAGCGGCAAAACAAAGCCATCCAAAAGGACTTTGGGTTTTATTTGGAACAGAAATGTGGGAGCGTTTCAATTTCTACGGAATGCGAGCGATTTTGACATTGTTCATGGTGAATTCTTTATTAATCAAAGAAGCAGATGCAGCCATTATATATGGTGGATTTTTAGCATTATGTTATTTAACACCACTTTTAGGAGGGTTTATTTCTGATAAATATATTGGAAATAGATATAGTATTATGTTGGGTGGTACACTTATGGCAATTGGACAATTTTTATTATTTATAAGTGCTTCAACTTTTGATTCAAGTATAAGTAGTGCAAAAATATTCATGTGGGTTGCTTTGTTTATTATCATTTTTGGGAATGGATTTTTTAAACCAAACATTTCTTCAATGGTTGGAAGTTTGTACCCAAAACAAGAAAAAAATAAATTAGATTCTGCTTTTACAATTTTCTATATGGGGATTAACATCGGAGCTTTCTTAGGTCAATTTATTTGCCCTTGGGTTGGAGATGTTAAAGATGCAGAAACAGGAGTTAGAGATATTTTTGCTTTCAAATGGGGATTTTTAGCAGCCTCGATTGCAATGATAATTGGAACCATTACTTTTTTTATATTAAAAAATAAATATGTAGTGACTCCTGAAGGTAGACCAATTGGAGGATTGCCTAAAAATAATGTAAGTGATGACTTTGAAGAAGGAGAAACACAAACTGCAAAGTTTACAGGAACGGCAATAGGTACTGCGGTTGCAATTTTCGCAACATTATTCTTTGTATTTAGATATTTATTAGTGGGTGAATTCGGATTTTCAGATGTTGCTATGGGGCAATTAATCAAAGGAATTATTTATCCATTTATTTATTCTGCTGGTATTGCTTTAGCATACTTAATTATGAGTTCTGCTGAAAATAAAATAGAAAGACAAAGAATATGGGTAATTTATATTGTTTCGTTTTTTATTATATTTTTCTGGGCTGCATTTGAACAAGCAGGTTCTTCGTTAACTTTTATTGCGGACAATCAAACTGATAGAAATATATTTGGATGGAATATGCCACCTTCAATGGTGCAAATTTTCAATGGAATTTTCGTAGTAATGTTGGCGTTACCTTTCAGTTTACTTTGGGATAAGTTAAGAGCTAAAGGTAAAGAGCCTGTTTCTCCATTAAAACAAGCAATAGGATTAGCTTTAATAGCAATTAGTTATTTTATCATAGCTCATAATGTTAAAGACCTTGGTAATTCAGGTTTATTAGCTATTAAATGGTTAATGTTGTTGTACTTAATTCAAACAATGGGAGAGTTATGTTTGTCGCCAATCGGTTTATCATTGGTTGGTAAATTAGCACCAAAACGTTTTGCCTCATTATTATATGGGGTTTTCTTTATTTCGAACGCCGCTGGATATGCTTTAGCAGGTTCATTAGGAGCAATTATACCTGCAACAGGAGATAAATTTCAAAAAGCTGAAGCATTGGGTGTTAATCTTCAAGATGTTTTAGATAAAAAAGTAACATTGACTGCAGAACAAGTAGCATTATTTGAAAAAGAACAATTGCCAGTTGAATATACTTCATTTGCAGGATTTGAAATTCACAACTTGTATGAATTCTTTATGGTGTTTGTTATTTTATGTGGAATTGCAGCAATTATTTTAGCTGTACTATCGCCAAAATTGAAAAAAATGATGAACGGGATGACCTAATTGCATTTAAAAATATTTTTTATATCTTTCAAACCTACAAGAAACCCTTGTAGGTTTGTTTTTTTAATACAATAAATTATGTGGAAAAGTCATCCTAAAGCATTGCCTTACTTGTTTTTATCTGAAATGTGGGAGCGTTTCGGTTATTATTTAATGATTGGTATTTTTACCTTATATCTTAAAGATGTTGAAGCTGGATTCGCTATGACCGAGAAAGAAGCATCTGATTTATACGGAACTTTTATCGCTTTGGTCTTCCTAACTCCTTTT
Proteins encoded in this region:
- a CDS encoding S9 family peptidase, giving the protein MKKIRLAVLFFVLSSVSILAQQKITLEEIWGGAFRTKGMDALSAMKNTNQYTVLNFDRATKSYQIDLYDFATLEKVSTLFDTKNHPEIKAIDSYSFDKNEKKILIATNSTPIFRHSFTAQYYVYDMPSKTLNSFTANAIQEPTFSADGTKIAYAFENNLHVHDLSSGVKIQITNDGQKNKIINGITDWVYEEEFAFVKAYDWNVTGNKIAYIKFDETEVPEFSMDMYNEGLYPTQTVFKYPKAGEKNALVSLHIFDLKSGTTKKINLGNYKDFYIPRIKWTNDAAILSVQVMNRHQNNLDLHFVEANTGIAKIVLNEKDNAYVDVTDNLTFLKDNSFIWTSEKDGYNHIYHYDRSGKLKKQITSGKWEVTSYYGFDEKTGMVYYQSVENGSINRDVYAIKVDGKSKVRLSSKTGTNSATFSPNFQFFINIYSSATSAPIYTLNDSKAGAVVKTIVSNEAVEQKLAKYDVTPKEFFVLTTEKGQQLNAWMIKPKNFDATKKYPVFMFQYSGPGSQQVANTWNGANDYWFMLLAQQGYIVACVDGRGTGFKGAAFKKCTQKELGKYEVEDQIDAAKVIGKYNYVDATRIGIFGWSYGGFMSSNCLFQGADVFKMAIAVAPVTSWRYYDSIYTERYMQTPQENASGYDNNSPINHVSKLKGNFLLIHGTADDNVHVQNTMKMVEALVQANKQFDWAIYPDKNHGIYGGKTRLQLYTKMTNFIKEKL
- a CDS encoding peptide MFS transporter, encoding MSEVAAKQSHPKGLWVLFGTEMWERFNFYGMRAILTLFMVNSLLIKEADAAIIYGGFLALCYLTPLLGGFISDKYIGNRYSIMLGGTLMAIGQFLLFISASTFDSSISSAKIFMWVALFIIIFGNGFFKPNISSMVGSLYPKQEKNKLDSAFTIFYMGINIGAFLGQFICPWVGDVKDAETGVRDIFAFKWGFLAASIAMIIGTITFFILKNKYVVTPEGRPIGGLPKNNVSDDFEEGETQTAKFTGTAIGTAVAIFATLFFVFRYLLVGEFGFSDVAMGQLIKGIIYPFIYSAGIALAYLIMSSAENKIERQRIWVIYIVSFFIIFFWAAFEQAGSSLTFIADNQTDRNIFGWNMPPSMVQIFNGIFVVMLALPFSLLWDKLRAKGKEPVSPLKQAIGLALIAISYFIIAHNVKDLGNSGLLAIKWLMLLYLIQTMGELCLSPIGLSLVGKLAPKRFASLLYGVFFISNAAGYALAGSLGAIIPATGDKFQKAEALGVNLQDVLDKKVTLTAEQVALFEKEQLPVEYTSFAGFEIHNLYEFFMVFVILCGIAAIILAVLSPKLKKMMNGMT